The following proteins come from a genomic window of Corynebacterium sp. P4-C1:
- a CDS encoding ribonuclease domain-containing protein, producing MSTEGDSSSHSVALPLILIVGLITLVSIVYTILHDPETASAPQATDGISACTSVPQEATELIDDIHSNGPFTYPQNDGAHFGNYERVLPEEDSDYYREYTVPTPGLKHRGERRIVTGGGTETDPDVYYYTDDHYESFCEMDVK from the coding sequence ATGTCTACTGAAGGAGACAGTTCGAGCCATTCGGTGGCTCTGCCTTTGATTCTCATCGTCGGGCTCATCACTTTGGTGTCAATCGTCTACACCATCCTGCACGATCCGGAGACCGCCAGCGCCCCGCAAGCAACGGACGGCATCAGCGCGTGCACGTCGGTTCCGCAAGAAGCAACAGAGCTTATCGACGACATCCACTCCAACGGCCCCTTCACCTACCCCCAGAACGATGGTGCCCACTTCGGCAATTACGAGCGCGTTCTCCCGGAGGAGGACTCCGACTACTACCGGGAGTACACCGTTCCCACCCCGGGCCTGAAGCACCGCGGGGAACGCCGCATCGTCACCGGCGGAGGCACCGAGACCGACCCGGACGTGTACTACTACACAGACGACCACTACGAGTCGTTCTGCGAAATGGATGTCAAGTAA